Proteins from a genomic interval of Streptomyces sp. NBC_00820:
- the lepB gene encoding signal peptidase I: MSGESAHTAQAGGSRVGQRLSGLAVALGLALFLGGFGWGAWSYRPYTVPTSSMTPTIAAGDRVLAQRVDGTGVRRGDVVVFKDKSWVSNADVVKRVVAVGGDTVSCCTDGKLTVNGKRIDEPYLPKGSLAEIKNFPTVTVPEGRLFLLGDERQGSLDSTAHLTDAAGGTVSRGAVSARVDAVVWPMKGMLKRPTGFQALGALSQPGPVRTIELMIVVGAVLVLGGGAYGPVEARLVRSRPRARTRPEPAGVR, translated from the coding sequence ATGAGTGGCGAGAGCGCGCACACCGCACAGGCCGGCGGCAGCCGGGTCGGGCAACGGCTTTCCGGGCTGGCCGTCGCCTTGGGCCTGGCGCTGTTCCTCGGCGGATTCGGCTGGGGGGCGTGGTCCTACCGGCCGTACACCGTGCCCACCAGCTCGATGACCCCGACCATCGCCGCCGGCGACCGCGTGCTCGCCCAGCGCGTCGACGGCACCGGGGTCCGGCGCGGCGACGTGGTCGTCTTCAAGGACAAGAGCTGGGTCAGCAACGCCGACGTGGTCAAGCGTGTGGTCGCGGTCGGCGGCGACACGGTCTCCTGCTGCACGGACGGCAAGCTCACCGTCAACGGCAAGCGGATCGATGAGCCGTACCTCCCCAAGGGCTCCCTCGCCGAGATCAAGAACTTCCCCACCGTGACCGTCCCCGAGGGCCGCCTGTTCCTGCTCGGCGACGAACGCCAGGGCTCCCTGGACTCCACCGCCCACCTCACCGACGCGGCCGGCGGCACGGTGTCCCGTGGCGCGGTGTCCGCCCGCGTGGACGCGGTCGTCTGGCCGATGAAGGGCATGCTCAAGCGCCCCACCGGCTTCCAGGCACTGGGCGCCCTCTCGCAGCCGGGCCCGGTCCGGACCATCGAGCTGATGATCGTCGTGGGTGCCGTCCTGGTGCTGGGCGGCGGCGCGTACGGCCCGGTCGAGGCGCGCCTGGTCCGCTCGCGCCCCCGCGCCCGTACCCGGCCGGAGCCCGCCGGTGTCCGCTGA
- a CDS encoding NUDIX hydrolase, translating to MRRVARVVLLDPEDRILLLHGHEPDDPADAWWFTPGGGLEGAETREEAALRELAEETGIIDVELGPVLWRRRCSFPFAGRRWDQDEWYYLARTTQTATEARGLTELERRSVAGARWWTCRELTRAHETVYPTRLAGLLRTLLDEGPPARPVTLDTEIV from the coding sequence CTGCGCAGGGTGGCCCGGGTGGTGCTGCTGGATCCCGAGGACCGCATCCTCCTCCTGCACGGCCACGAGCCGGACGACCCGGCCGACGCGTGGTGGTTCACCCCGGGCGGTGGACTGGAGGGCGCCGAGACGCGCGAGGAGGCCGCGCTGCGGGAACTCGCCGAGGAGACCGGCATCATCGACGTCGAACTCGGTCCCGTGCTGTGGCGCAGGCGCTGCTCCTTCCCGTTCGCCGGGCGCCGCTGGGACCAGGACGAGTGGTACTACCTGGCCCGTACGACCCAGACGGCCACCGAGGCCCGGGGGCTGACGGAACTGGAGCGGCGCAGTGTCGCCGGAGCGCGCTGGTGGACGTGCCGGGAACTGACCCGGGCACATGAGACGGTGTATCCGACAAGACTCGCCGGGCTGCTGCGTACGCTGCTCGACGAAGGTCCCCCCGCCAGGCCGGTCACCCTGGACACGGAAATCGTCTGA
- a CDS encoding DUF2469 domain-containing protein — MSAEDLEKYETEMELKLYREYRDVVGLFKYVIETERRFYLTNDYEMQVHSVQGEVFFEVSMADAWVWDMYRPARFVKQVRVLTFKDVNIEELNKSDLELPGG, encoded by the coding sequence ATGAGCGCCGAGGACCTCGAGAAGTACGAGACCGAGATGGAGCTGAAGCTCTACCGGGAGTACCGAGATGTCGTCGGTCTGTTCAAGTACGTGATCGAGACAGAGCGGCGTTTCTACCTCACCAACGACTACGAGATGCAGGTGCACTCGGTCCAGGGAGAGGTGTTCTTCGAGGTGTCCATGGCGGACGCCTGGGTCTGGGACATGTACCGACCGGCTCGGTTCGTCAAGCAGGTCCGCGTCCTCACGTTCAAGGACGTGAACATTGAGGAGCTGAACAAGAGCGACCTCGAACTCCCGGGTGGCTGA
- a CDS encoding YraN family protein: MSKARRGLGGYGEDLAARRLAESGMAILERNWRCGRSGEIDIVARDGNTLVICEVKTRRGGGYQHPMAAVTPKKAQRLLSLAERWIQAHGGAPPGGVRIDLVGVLLPRRGAPAVEHARGVV, from the coding sequence ATGAGCAAGGCACGCAGGGGACTCGGCGGCTACGGCGAGGATCTGGCCGCACGGCGGCTGGCCGAGTCCGGCATGGCGATCCTGGAACGCAACTGGCGCTGCGGACGGTCCGGCGAGATCGACATCGTGGCGCGCGACGGGAACACCCTCGTCATCTGCGAGGTGAAGACCCGCAGGGGCGGCGGCTACCAGCACCCGATGGCTGCCGTCACGCCCAAGAAGGCCCAGCGCCTGCTGAGCCTGGCCGAGCGCTGGATCCAGGCCCACGGAGGGGCTCCGCCGGGAGGCGTCCGCATCGACCTCGTCGGGGTCCTCCTGCCCCGCCGCGGCGCCCCCGCCGTCGAGCACGCGCGGGGGGTGGTCTGA
- a CDS encoding YifB family Mg chelatase-like AAA ATPase yields MAFARTCSVALVGVEGVVVEVQADLEPGVAAFALVGLPDKSLTESRDRVRAAVVNSGGEWPQKKLTVGLSPASVPKAGSGFDLAVACAVLGAAERIDPRVLADIVMIGELGLDGRVRPVRGILPAVLAAADAGYEQVVVPECAAAEAALVPGVSVLGVRSLRQLIAVLAEEPVPEEEPVDLGRPDPLLAGLRVPGTGMATGMRGIGAAHPGPDHDLADVVGQSSARTAVEVAAAGGHHLFLEGPPGAGKTMLAERLPAVLPRLTREESLEVTAVRSVAGLLPAGKPLVDVAPYCAPHHSATMQSLVGGGQGIARPGAVSLAHRGVLFLDEAPEFRTQTLDALRQPLESGHVVIARSAGVVRFPARFLMVLAANPCPCGRFSRRDAQCDCPPSAIRRYQARLSGPLLDRVDLRVEVDPVTRAQLTDPGARGESTATVAERVREARERAAARLTGTAWRTNSEVPGRELRGRFRAAAGAMDEAERNLERGVLTARGIDRVLRVAWTVADLVGHDRPDATDVGLALHLRTGVPRGVPMAIGALT; encoded by the coding sequence ATGGCGTTCGCCCGCACATGCTCCGTCGCCCTGGTCGGCGTCGAGGGCGTCGTCGTGGAGGTCCAGGCCGACCTCGAACCCGGGGTGGCCGCCTTCGCCCTGGTGGGCCTCCCGGACAAGAGCCTCACCGAGAGCCGGGACCGGGTCCGGGCGGCGGTGGTGAACTCCGGCGGCGAGTGGCCGCAGAAGAAGCTCACCGTGGGGCTCAGCCCCGCCTCGGTGCCGAAGGCCGGCTCCGGGTTCGACCTGGCCGTGGCCTGCGCGGTACTCGGTGCCGCCGAGCGGATCGACCCCAGGGTCCTCGCCGACATCGTCATGATCGGAGAGCTGGGCCTGGACGGCAGGGTCCGACCGGTCCGGGGCATCCTGCCCGCGGTGCTGGCCGCCGCCGACGCCGGCTACGAGCAGGTCGTCGTACCGGAGTGCGCCGCCGCAGAGGCCGCGCTCGTCCCCGGCGTCTCGGTGCTCGGCGTCCGCAGCCTGCGCCAGCTGATCGCGGTCCTGGCCGAAGAACCCGTGCCCGAGGAGGAACCCGTCGACCTGGGGCGCCCGGATCCCCTGCTGGCCGGTCTGCGGGTGCCCGGCACGGGCATGGCCACGGGCATGCGCGGCATCGGAGCCGCACACCCCGGCCCGGACCACGACCTGGCCGACGTCGTGGGCCAGTCCTCGGCGCGCACGGCGGTGGAGGTCGCCGCCGCGGGCGGCCATCACCTGTTCCTCGAAGGCCCCCCGGGCGCGGGCAAGACCATGCTCGCCGAGCGGCTGCCCGCGGTGCTGCCCCGGCTCACCCGGGAGGAGTCCCTGGAAGTCACCGCGGTGCGCTCCGTGGCCGGGCTGCTGCCCGCGGGCAAGCCGCTCGTCGACGTCGCGCCCTACTGCGCCCCGCACCACTCGGCGACGATGCAGTCACTGGTCGGCGGCGGCCAGGGCATCGCCCGGCCCGGCGCCGTGTCCCTGGCCCACCGGGGCGTGCTCTTCCTCGACGAGGCTCCGGAGTTCCGCACCCAGACCCTGGACGCCCTGCGGCAGCCGCTGGAGTCCGGGCACGTCGTGATCGCGCGCAGCGCGGGCGTGGTCCGGTTCCCGGCCAGGTTCCTGATGGTGCTGGCGGCCAACCCCTGCCCCTGTGGACGGTTCTCGCGGCGCGACGCCCAGTGCGACTGTCCGCCGTCGGCGATCCGCCGCTACCAGGCCCGGCTGTCCGGACCGCTGCTGGACCGCGTCGACCTGCGCGTCGAGGTCGATCCGGTCACCCGCGCGCAGCTCACCGACCCCGGAGCCCGGGGCGAGTCCACCGCGACCGTCGCCGAGCGCGTGCGGGAGGCCCGGGAACGGGCGGCGGCCCGCCTGACCGGGACGGCGTGGCGCACCAACAGCGAGGTGCCGGGCAGGGAACTGCGGGGCCGGTTCCGCGCCGCGGCCGGAGCGATGGACGAGGCCGAACGCAACCTCGAACGAGGCGTGCTCACGGCCCGCGGGATCGACCGCGTGCTCCGCGTCGCCTGGACGGTCGCGGACCTCGTCGGCCACGACCGCCCGGACGCCACCGATGTCGGCCTCGCGCTGCACCTGCGCACCGGAGTGCCGAGGGGCGTCCCCATGGCCATCGGAGCCCTGACATGA
- the dprA gene encoding DNA-processing protein DprA codes for MTGAAGPQEELLGRVFLARVLEPGDEVGGRWLREFGVGEVVRRLSDGGEPLPGVSGARWAGLVARAGRAEPERDLEVAGDAGVRFVCPGDAEWPAQLDDLGDGRPTGLWVRGRAGLRMWALRSVAVVGARACTEYGAHAAATLAAGLAEQGWVVVSGGAYGIDGAAHRGALASRGATVAVLACGVDRPYPRGHTALIGRIAEQGLVVGELPPGDHPTPSRFILRNRVIAALTRGTVVVEAACRSGSLATARAAQRLGRFTMGVPGPVTSALSAGVHELLRGEAVLVTDAAEVVELVGAIGELAPPRHGPVLPRDLLEPAARSVLAALPGNRPAPAEEIAHGARTTRDEAIVRLYELRALGYVERHGDGWKLTRQAMISVRPGRRPC; via the coding sequence ATGACCGGAGCCGCCGGGCCGCAGGAGGAACTCCTCGGGCGGGTGTTCCTCGCCCGGGTGCTGGAGCCGGGGGACGAGGTCGGGGGACGGTGGCTGCGGGAGTTCGGGGTGGGGGAGGTGGTGCGGCGGTTGAGCGACGGCGGGGAGCCGTTGCCGGGGGTGAGCGGGGCACGGTGGGCCGGGCTCGTGGCGCGGGCCGGGCGGGCCGAGCCGGAGCGGGACCTGGAGGTGGCCGGGGACGCCGGGGTGCGGTTCGTGTGCCCGGGGGACGCCGAGTGGCCCGCGCAGCTCGACGATCTGGGGGACGGGCGTCCCACGGGGCTGTGGGTGCGCGGGCGGGCCGGCCTGCGGATGTGGGCGCTGCGGTCCGTGGCCGTCGTGGGGGCCCGGGCCTGCACCGAGTACGGCGCCCATGCGGCGGCCACCCTCGCCGCGGGACTCGCCGAGCAGGGCTGGGTGGTCGTGTCCGGGGGCGCCTACGGGATCGACGGCGCCGCCCATCGCGGCGCCCTCGCCTCCCGGGGAGCCACCGTCGCCGTCCTGGCCTGCGGCGTCGACCGCCCCTACCCGCGCGGGCACACCGCGCTGATCGGCCGGATCGCGGAACAGGGTCTCGTGGTGGGGGAGTTGCCGCCGGGCGATCACCCGACGCCGAGCCGGTTCATCCTGCGCAACCGGGTGATCGCCGCGCTGACCCGGGGCACGGTCGTCGTGGAGGCCGCCTGCCGCAGCGGTTCGCTGGCCACCGCGCGCGCCGCGCAGCGCCTGGGCAGATTCACCATGGGCGTGCCCGGGCCCGTCACCAGCGCCCTCTCCGCCGGAGTGCACGAACTGCTGCGCGGGGAGGCGGTCCTGGTCACCGACGCCGCGGAAGTGGTCGAACTCGTGGGCGCCATCGGCGAGCTGGCGCCGCCCCGGCACGGGCCCGTCCTCCCCCGGGACCTGCTGGAGCCGGCCGCCCGCTCCGTCCTCGCCGCCCTCCCCGGGAACCGCCCGGCCCCCGCCGAGGAGATCGCCCACGGCGCCCGGACCACCCGGGACGAGGCGATCGTGAGGCTGTACGAGCTTCGAGCACTTGGTTACGTCGAACGACACGGCGACGGCTGGAAGTTGACACGCCAGGCGATGATCTCGGTCCGACCGGGTCGCCGTCCATGCTGA
- the whiG gene encoding RNA polymerase sigma factor WhiG, which translates to MPQHTSGSDRAAIPPAARDGGSVRPPAPSTLDELWRSYKATGDERLREQLILHYSPLVKYVAGRVSVGLPPNVEQADFVSSGVFGLIDAIEKFDIDREIKFETYAITRIRGAMIDELRALDWIPRSVRQKARNVERAYATLEARLRRTPTEVEVAAELDMEVEDLHAVFSQLSLANVVALEELLHVGGEGGDRLSLMDTLEDTAADNPVEVAEDRELRRFLARAINTLPEREKTVVTLYYYEGLTLAEIGNVLGVTESRVSQIHTKSVLQLRAKLASFGR; encoded by the coding sequence ATGCCCCAGCACACCTCCGGGTCCGACCGGGCGGCGATCCCCCCAGCCGCCCGCGACGGTGGCAGCGTGCGGCCGCCCGCTCCCTCGACGCTCGACGAGCTGTGGCGGTCCTACAAGGCGACGGGGGACGAGCGGCTGCGTGAGCAGCTGATCCTGCACTACTCGCCGCTCGTCAAATACGTGGCCGGCCGGGTCAGCGTCGGGCTGCCGCCCAACGTCGAGCAGGCCGACTTCGTCTCCTCCGGGGTGTTCGGGCTGATCGACGCGATCGAGAAGTTCGACATCGACCGGGAGATCAAGTTCGAGACGTACGCGATCACCCGGATCCGGGGCGCGATGATCGACGAGCTGCGGGCGCTGGACTGGATCCCCCGGTCCGTGCGGCAGAAGGCGCGCAACGTCGAGCGGGCCTACGCCACCCTGGAGGCGCGGCTGCGGCGGACGCCGACGGAGGTGGAGGTGGCCGCCGAACTGGACATGGAGGTGGAGGACCTCCACGCCGTGTTCAGCCAGTTGTCGCTGGCCAACGTGGTCGCCCTGGAGGAGCTGCTGCACGTCGGCGGCGAGGGCGGCGACCGGCTCAGCCTCATGGACACACTGGAGGACACCGCCGCCGACAACCCGGTCGAGGTAGCCGAGGACCGGGAGTTGCGGCGGTTCCTGGCACGGGCGATCAACACGCTGCCCGAGCGGGAGAAGACCGTCGTCACGCTGTACTACTACGAGGGGCTCACCCTCGCCGAGATCGGCAACGTGCTCGGGGTGACCGAGAGCCGGGTCAGCCAGATCCACACCAAGTCGGTGCTCCAGTTGCGGGCGAAGCTGGCGAGCTTCGGGCGATGA
- a CDS encoding TetR/AcrR family transcriptional regulator, with translation MAEHRSMQRAALLDAARSLLSEGGTEALTFPALAERTGLARSSVYEYFRSRAAVVEELCEADFPVWAAEVAAAMERAETAEEKVEAYVRQQLALVGDRRHRAVVAISASELDPGAREKIRAAHGGLVAMIVEALGELGHERPRLAAMLLQGVVDAAVRRIELEAAEEPAEITDAAVAMALRGVRG, from the coding sequence GTGGCCGAGCACCGGTCGATGCAGCGAGCCGCCCTGCTGGACGCGGCTCGCTCCTTGTTGTCCGAGGGCGGTACGGAGGCGCTGACCTTCCCGGCCCTCGCCGAACGGACGGGGCTCGCGCGGTCGTCCGTGTACGAGTACTTCCGGTCCCGGGCCGCCGTGGTCGAAGAGCTGTGCGAGGCCGACTTTCCCGTGTGGGCGGCGGAGGTCGCGGCGGCGATGGAGCGCGCGGAGACGGCCGAGGAGAAGGTCGAGGCGTACGTACGCCAGCAGCTGGCGCTCGTCGGGGACCGGCGGCACCGGGCCGTGGTGGCGATCTCGGCCAGTGAGCTGGATCCGGGGGCCCGGGAGAAGATCCGCGCGGCGCACGGGGGACTCGTCGCGATGATCGTGGAGGCGCTCGGGGAGCTGGGGCACGAGCGGCCCCGGCTCGCCGCGATGCTGCTGCAGGGGGTCGTGGACGCGGCCGTGCGGCGGATCGAGCTGGAGGCGGCGGAGGAGCCGGCCGAGATCACGGATGCCGCCGTGGCCATGGCCCTGCGGGGCGTGCGGGGCTGA
- a CDS encoding M23 family metallopeptidase, which produces MREVMRYVTRWAVLFLLPAAATLPPPAWAGPSPPVPRPAPTPSQAPKTQEAQEAPEDPQAPVPALARVWPVGTRPPVLRGWEPPATAYGPGHRGVDLAAAAGAPVRAVAAGRVSFAGRVAGRGVVTIELTGTGLRTTYEPVTPSVRKGDEAGAGEAVGTVEPTGSHCGPATCVHWGLLRGETYLDPLALLPPWLLRRGPSRLLPVPGVPLPAQLP; this is translated from the coding sequence ATGCGCGAAGTGATGCGGTACGTGACGCGATGGGCCGTTCTGTTCCTGCTCCCGGCGGCGGCGACCCTGCCGCCTCCGGCCTGGGCCGGCCCGTCGCCTCCGGTCCCCCGACCTGCCCCGACACCCTCGCAGGCCCCGAAGACCCAGGAGGCCCAGGAGGCTCCAGAGGACCCGCAGGCCCCGGTTCCGGCTCTCGCCCGCGTCTGGCCGGTGGGCACCCGCCCGCCGGTCCTGCGCGGTTGGGAGCCCCCTGCGACGGCGTACGGTCCCGGTCACCGGGGAGTGGACCTGGCGGCGGCCGCCGGTGCCCCGGTCCGCGCGGTCGCGGCCGGCCGGGTCTCCTTCGCGGGCCGCGTGGCAGGGCGGGGCGTGGTGACGATCGAACTGACGGGCACCGGCTTGCGGACCACCTACGAGCCGGTGACCCCGTCGGTGAGGAAGGGTGACGAGGCAGGGGCCGGCGAGGCGGTCGGCACGGTCGAGCCGACCGGATCGCACTGCGGGCCGGCCACGTGCGTGCACTGGGGGCTGCTGCGAGGCGAGACCTACCTGGACCCCTTGGCCCTGCTGCCGCCATGGCTGCTGCGCAGGGGGCCGTCGAGACTGCTGCCGGTGCCGGGCGTGCCGCTGCCCGCACAGCTCCCGTAG
- the rpsB gene encoding 30S ribosomal protein S2 — translation MAVVTMRELLESGVHFGHQTRRWNPKMKRFIFTERNGIYIIDLLQSLSYIDRAYEFVKETVAHGGTVMFVGTKKQAQEAIAEQATRVGMPFVNQRWLGGMLTNFSTVYKRLQRLKELEQIDFEDVAASGLTKKELLVLSREKAKLEKTLGGIREMSKVPSAVWIVDTKKEHIAVGEARKLNIPVVAILDTNCDPDEVDYKIPGNDDAIRSVTLLTRVIADAVAEGLISRSRVATGDKGEKAAAEPLAEWERDLLEGEKKADEVAEAVEAAAEAPAPDAEVGEAIAEAVAEAPAVETEVVETAAAEAEQA, via the coding sequence ATGGCCGTCGTCACGATGCGGGAGCTGCTGGAGAGCGGCGTCCACTTCGGTCACCAGACCCGTCGCTGGAACCCGAAGATGAAGCGCTTCATCTTCACCGAGCGCAACGGCATCTACATCATCGACCTGCTCCAGTCGCTGTCGTACATCGACCGCGCCTACGAGTTCGTCAAGGAGACCGTCGCCCACGGCGGCACGGTCATGTTCGTCGGCACGAAGAAGCAGGCGCAGGAGGCCATCGCCGAGCAGGCGACCCGCGTCGGCATGCCCTTCGTCAACCAGCGCTGGCTGGGCGGCATGCTCACCAACTTCTCGACCGTCTACAAGCGTCTGCAGCGCCTCAAGGAGCTCGAGCAGATCGACTTCGAGGACGTCGCCGCTTCCGGTCTGACCAAGAAGGAGCTTCTCGTGCTCTCGCGCGAGAAGGCCAAGCTGGAGAAGACCCTCGGTGGTATCCGCGAGATGTCCAAGGTGCCCAGCGCCGTCTGGATCGTGGACACCAAGAAGGAGCACATCGCGGTCGGCGAGGCCCGGAAGCTCAACATCCCGGTCGTCGCCATCCTCGACACCAACTGCGACCCCGACGAGGTCGACTACAAGATCCCGGGCAACGACGACGCGATCCGCTCCGTCACCCTGCTCACCCGCGTGATCGCCGACGCCGTCGCCGAGGGCCTCATCTCCCGCTCGCGCGTCGCCACCGGTGACAAGGGCGAGAAGGCCGCGGCCGAGCCGCTGGCCGAGTGGGAGCGCGACCTGCTCGAGGGTGAGAAGAAGGCCGACGAGGTCGCCGAGGCCGTCGAGGCCGCCGCTGAGGCGCCGGCTCCCGACGCCGAGGTCGGCGAGGCCATCGCCGAGGCCGTCGCCGAGGCCCCGGCCGTCGAGACCGAGGTCGTCGAGACCGCGGCCGCCGAGGCCGAGCAGGCCTGA
- the tsf gene encoding translation elongation factor Ts, whose translation MANYTAADVKKLRELTGAGMMDCKKALDEAEGSVDKAVEALRIKGQKGVAKREGRSAENGAVVSIIADDNSTGVIVELKCETDFVAKGDKFQAVANKIAEHVAATSPADIEALLASEIEPGKTVQAFVDEANANLGEKIVLDRFAQFSDGFVTAYMHRTMPDLPPQIGVLVELDKPNADVAKGIAQHIAAFAPKYLSKEDVPAEVVETERRVAEETTRAEGKPEAAIAKIVEGRVNGFFKDATLLGQPYALDNKKSVQKVLDEAGVTLKRFSRIKVGI comes from the coding sequence ATGGCGAACTACACCGCCGCCGACGTCAAGAAGCTCCGTGAGCTCACCGGCGCCGGCATGATGGACTGCAAGAAGGCTCTGGACGAGGCCGAGGGCAGCGTCGACAAGGCCGTCGAGGCGCTGCGCATCAAGGGCCAGAAGGGCGTCGCCAAGCGCGAAGGCCGCTCTGCCGAGAACGGCGCCGTGGTCTCCATCATCGCCGACGACAACTCCACCGGCGTCATCGTCGAGCTGAAGTGCGAGACGGACTTCGTCGCCAAGGGTGACAAGTTCCAGGCCGTCGCCAACAAGATCGCCGAGCACGTCGCGGCGACCTCCCCGGCCGACATCGAGGCCCTGCTCGCCTCCGAGATCGAGCCCGGCAAGACCGTCCAGGCGTTCGTGGACGAGGCCAACGCCAACCTCGGCGAGAAGATCGTCCTGGACCGCTTCGCGCAGTTCTCCGACGGCTTCGTGACCGCGTACATGCACCGCACGATGCCCGACCTGCCCCCGCAGATCGGTGTCCTCGTCGAGCTGGACAAGCCGAACGCCGACGTCGCCAAGGGCATCGCCCAGCACATCGCCGCCTTCGCGCCGAAGTACCTCTCCAAGGAGGACGTCCCGGCCGAGGTCGTCGAGACCGAGCGTCGCGTCGCCGAGGAGACCACCCGCGCCGAGGGCAAGCCCGAGGCCGCGATCGCCAAGATCGTCGAGGGTCGCGTGAACGGCTTCTTCAAGGACGCCACGCTGCTCGGCCAGCCGTACGCGCTGGACAACAAGAAGTCGGTCCAGAAGGTTCTGGACGAGGCCGGTGTCACCCTGAAGCGCTTCTCGCGCATCAAGGTCGGCATCTGA